One region of Chlorobiota bacterium genomic DNA includes:
- a CDS encoding T9SS type A sorting domain-containing protein, with product MSTWNRWSIALAMLALAATGATAQTGISNYVIGSGATRSSGSGMVLHATLGQAVIGPAQSSTGAAYQGFWYTLPLPKQSSSVGNEGAVAGASAMLRQNTPNPFSLTSQITIELPASTVATLRLYDAMGREVKTLLEGEQPAGTIRVTVDGAELPAGRYLARLTTSHTQESITMIVVK from the coding sequence ATGAGCACTTGGAACAGATGGAGTATCGCGCTGGCAATGCTGGCGCTTGCCGCAACCGGAGCAACCGCCCAAACCGGCATTAGCAACTACGTGATTGGGAGCGGGGCAACCCGTTCATCCGGCAGCGGGATGGTCCTGCACGCAACGTTGGGCCAAGCGGTGATTGGGCCGGCGCAAAGCAGCACGGGGGCGGCGTATCAAGGATTTTGGTACACGCTGCCGCTCCCAAAACAATCATCGTCTGTTGGAAACGAGGGGGCGGTGGCTGGGGCATCGGCGATGCTCCGCCAAAACACCCCGAATCCCTTCAGCCTAACCAGCCAGATCACGATTGAGCTGCCGGCCAGCACCGTTGCCACCTTGCGGCTGTACGATGCCATGGGTCGCGAAGTGAAAACGCTTCTGGAAGGGGAGCAACCAGCCGGCACCATCCGCGTGACCGTTGACGGCGCAGAGCTTCCCGCCGGACGCTACCTGGCGCGGCTAACCACCAGCCACACCCAGGAATCCATCACGATGATCGTTGTGAAGTAG
- a CDS encoding T9SS type A sorting domain-containing protein: MRLLQPHILLLLIVAATPAVAQFDYPGFASFSGLVPVGTAQLVGNVLRLTEARPGEVGAVWRQQRQDVANGFVTMFQFRMTDTGGIPDEDGLNGGDGIAFVIQNATDNAEGYDGGNIGYAGIPNSLAVEFDTYNNGNSYDISSNHVAINTNGFQQNYSTQPFTLAQADSPRLLSDGGIHTAIIEYTPGTMKVYLDRCDRPLLEVRVDLSKRLVLDNGRAWVGLVSATGSAWEIHDILQWSFRPLAITSNDPATFCFRPGGVLLTAPAGFPAYNWSTGETSRTITARKPGKYTLDLPLPACNQTYATVEFTIHDRPNPRLLLNGRNPLCDGQSLRLSVDRPMRSYRWSTGEITPTITVATPGKYWAAVVDSNGCDGSSDTINVTVAASPKPKITPGPVVSLCSGESTTLSIANDPDIVLIQWSTGETGNSITVSQPGRYWAVATNRGNCAGSSDTVEVIINDKLFPRLTPSGRLMLCPGDTITLDAGGPYTQYQWSTGETTQTIRVTQAGEYFVSVRGSGGCNGVSDTATVVMNTPAIPIIIPAGRTEFCEGDSVMLDAGSNYRAFLWSTGETTRVIMAKAAGQYTVTITDANGCRGTSRPVTVSFLPPPSPSLSASPSATICAGGSALLRTDEPFGEYLWSTGETTPHITVATIGQYWVRVRGANGCFGVSDTITIAAGSIPVVNAGADTTICIGQSVPIMPTVDSAGANPLYRWEPSTGLSCADCPNPTATPTESTTYRLTVTTTAGCVGSDSVTITVGNTVRQFAARIPRDLRVIPGDTITVPILLDEPLDSLQLSTLLLTVNYDASLLRLGTLVQKQTLVDGWTLDQSGSVPGIVRVRMSAPNGAYLSGAGRLIGLHVRGFVSNVLFSELPFALELNAGNCVEVVPSAGLIRLDSMCGLSLRLIEGGPVDYALDQNRPNPFNPATQLQFSIGLEGETMLEILDITGKTVARLLDERLKPGEYEVEWNAAGFPSGLYYYRLRSGHWTKTRQMMLVK, translated from the coding sequence ATGCGATTACTACAACCTCACATTCTTCTCCTGTTGATTGTTGCCGCCACGCCAGCGGTGGCGCAGTTCGACTATCCAGGGTTTGCTTCGTTTTCGGGGCTGGTTCCGGTTGGGACGGCGCAGTTGGTGGGGAATGTGCTGCGGCTGACCGAGGCGCGGCCCGGGGAGGTTGGGGCGGTTTGGCGGCAGCAACGGCAAGATGTGGCCAACGGCTTCGTGACGATGTTTCAGTTCCGCATGACCGACACCGGCGGAATCCCCGATGAAGATGGCCTGAACGGCGGCGATGGCATTGCGTTCGTGATCCAAAACGCCACCGACAACGCCGAAGGCTACGACGGCGGGAACATTGGCTACGCCGGAATACCGAACAGCCTGGCGGTGGAGTTCGACACCTACAACAACGGCAACTCCTACGACATCAGCAGTAACCACGTTGCCATCAACACCAACGGATTCCAGCAAAACTACTCCACCCAACCGTTCACCCTGGCCCAGGCCGATTCGCCCCGGCTGCTTTCCGATGGCGGAATTCACACGGCGATTATCGAGTACACGCCCGGGACCATGAAGGTCTATCTGGACCGCTGCGACCGCCCGCTGCTTGAGGTTCGGGTTGATCTTTCCAAGCGGCTTGTGCTGGATAATGGGCGCGCCTGGGTTGGGCTGGTTTCGGCCACCGGGTCGGCGTGGGAAATCCACGACATCCTGCAATGGAGCTTCCGCCCGCTGGCCATTACCTCCAACGATCCCGCCACGTTTTGCTTCCGCCCGGGAGGGGTGTTGCTTACCGCCCCCGCCGGATTCCCCGCCTACAACTGGTCCACCGGCGAGACATCACGCACGATCACGGCCCGCAAGCCGGGGAAATACACGCTGGACCTTCCGCTTCCCGCCTGCAACCAAACCTACGCCACGGTGGAGTTCACCATCCACGACCGCCCGAACCCACGGCTGCTGCTGAACGGACGGAACCCACTGTGCGACGGCCAATCGTTGCGGCTTTCGGTGGACCGCCCGATGCGAAGCTACCGCTGGTCCACCGGGGAAATCACCCCAACCATCACCGTTGCAACGCCAGGGAAATATTGGGCCGCCGTGGTTGACTCCAACGGCTGCGATGGTTCTTCCGACACGATCAACGTCACGGTTGCAGCCTCCCCAAAACCAAAGATCACTCCAGGCCCGGTTGTTAGCCTTTGCAGCGGTGAATCCACCACGCTCAGCATCGCGAACGATCCCGACATCGTGCTGATCCAATGGTCCACCGGCGAAACCGGCAACTCCATCACCGTCAGCCAGCCAGGGCGATACTGGGCGGTGGCAACCAACCGGGGGAACTGCGCCGGAAGCTCCGACACGGTTGAGGTTATCATCAACGACAAACTCTTCCCACGCCTTACTCCATCGGGAAGGCTGATGCTTTGCCCGGGGGATACGATCACGTTGGATGCTGGCGGCCCATACACGCAATATCAATGGTCCACCGGCGAAACCACGCAAACGATCAGGGTGACGCAGGCCGGGGAATACTTTGTTAGCGTTCGCGGAAGCGGCGGCTGCAACGGCGTTTCCGACACCGCCACGGTGGTGATGAACACCCCAGCAATCCCAATCATCATCCCCGCCGGGCGCACCGAGTTTTGCGAAGGGGACAGCGTGATGTTGGATGCCGGAAGCAACTACCGCGCCTTCCTTTGGTCCACCGGCGAAACCACGCGGGTGATTATGGCAAAAGCTGCCGGCCAATACACCGTCACCATCACCGATGCCAACGGCTGCCGTGGGACCTCGCGCCCGGTGACGGTCAGCTTCCTTCCCCCCCCTTCTCCATCCCTTTCCGCCTCCCCATCGGCAACGATTTGCGCTGGCGGAAGCGCCCTGCTCCGGACCGATGAACCCTTTGGCGAATACCTGTGGTCCACCGGCGAAACCACGCCGCACATCACCGTTGCAACCATTGGGCAATATTGGGTCCGCGTGCGTGGCGCGAACGGCTGCTTTGGGGTGTCGGACACCATCACCATTGCTGCGGGGAGCATCCCGGTTGTGAATGCCGGCGCGGACACCACCATCTGCATCGGCCAATCGGTTCCGATAATGCCAACGGTTGATTCGGCGGGAGCCAACCCGCTTTACCGCTGGGAGCCATCCACCGGCCTAAGCTGCGCCGATTGCCCGAACCCCACGGCCACGCCAACGGAGTCCACCACCTACCGGCTGACCGTCACCACAACCGCCGGCTGCGTTGGCAGCGACTCGGTGACGATCACGGTCGGCAACACCGTGCGGCAGTTTGCGGCGCGCATCCCCCGCGACCTTCGCGTTATCCCGGGCGACACCATCACCGTTCCAATTTTGTTGGATGAACCGCTGGATTCCTTGCAACTGAGCACGCTGCTGCTGACCGTCAACTACGACGCGTCGCTGCTGCGGCTGGGCACGTTGGTCCAGAAGCAAACGTTGGTGGATGGTTGGACGCTGGATCAAAGCGGCAGCGTTCCTGGCATCGTGCGCGTGCGGATGAGCGCGCCCAACGGGGCATATCTGAGCGGAGCGGGGCGATTGATTGGGCTGCACGTTCGGGGCTTTGTCAGCAACGTCCTGTTTTCCGAACTCCCCTTCGCGCTGGAGCTGAATGCTGGGAACTGCGTGGAAGTTGTTCCATCCGCAGGGCTGATACGGCTGGACTCGATGTGTGGGCTAAGCCTGCGGCTGATTGAAGGGGGTCCGGTGGATTACGCGCTGGACCAAAACCGCCCGAACCCGTTCAACCCCGCCACCCAGCTTCAATTCTCGATTGGGCTGGAGGGGGAAACCATGTTGGAGATTCTGGATATCACCGGCAAAACGGTGGCGCGGCTTCTGGATGAACGCCTGAAACCTGGGGAGTATGAAGTGGAGTGGAATGCCGCCGGTTTCCCAAGCGGACTCTATTACTACCGGCTCCGCAGCGGCCATTGGACCAAAACGCGGCAGATGATGCTGGTGAAATAA
- a CDS encoding carbohydrate ABC transporter permease, whose product MAFTGKSPLLSRILIHTTLVVVLLGMLFPLFWMIAISLRESTADFSSISIFFSGTYTLQNYLDVLSSGPFGRYFWNSTVVALAVMAGNVLFCTMTAYALARRRVPLKGFWLVTVVAVLMIPPQVVMIPLYRMMVSFGWINTYWALIVPNLVTPFGIFLMRQYIMNLPVELEDAARIDGTSELGILFKIVMPLSKPMLVVLAVFQFLTTWNTFLFPFLFTNEEAMRTLPVGLTFYLGNQSIDWGHLMASSGISAIPVIVLFLLFQRQIIQGMTAGAVKG is encoded by the coding sequence ATGGCCTTTACCGGTAAATCCCCGCTCCTTTCCCGAATCCTGATCCACACCACGCTGGTGGTGGTGCTGCTTGGGATGCTCTTCCCGCTGTTCTGGATGATCGCCATTTCGCTTCGGGAAAGCACCGCCGATTTTAGCTCCATCAGCATCTTCTTCAGCGGAACCTACACGCTCCAGAACTATCTGGATGTCCTCTCCTCCGGCCCGTTTGGGCGGTATTTCTGGAACTCGACTGTGGTGGCGTTGGCGGTGATGGCCGGGAACGTCCTGTTCTGCACGATGACCGCCTACGCCCTTGCGCGGCGCCGCGTTCCGCTGAAAGGGTTCTGGCTGGTGACGGTGGTTGCGGTCCTGATGATCCCCCCGCAAGTGGTGATGATCCCGCTCTACCGAATGATGGTGAGTTTCGGCTGGATCAACACCTACTGGGCCTTGATTGTGCCGAACCTTGTCACCCCGTTCGGCATTTTCCTGATGCGCCAGTACATCATGAATTTGCCGGTGGAGCTTGAGGACGCTGCGCGGATTGATGGGACCTCCGAGCTTGGCATTCTCTTCAAGATCGTGATGCCTTTGTCCAAGCCGATGCTGGTGGTGCTTGCCGTGTTCCAGTTCCTGACCACCTGGAACACCTTCTTGTTCCCCTTCCTGTTCACCAACGAGGAAGCGATGCGGACCCTTCCGGTTGGGCTGACGTTTTACTTGGGGAATCAATCCATTGATTGGGGGCATCTGATGGCAAGCTCCGGCATTTCGGCAATCCCTGTGATCGTTCTGTTCCTGCTGTTCCAACGCCAGATCATCCAGGGAATGACCGCAGGGGCGGTGAAAGGGTGA
- a CDS encoding choice-of-anchor B family protein yields MPEPSTTRTDAKAQMKSLLASLIFFGVLTVAAQSQPVAAYNTTLFGTLDPDIQKQGTYSALTGYAAPDGREYALLGGFTGTYVIDVTEAPLKLVSFIPGPTSLWREMKTWGSYGYVVSEGGSGLQIIDLTQLPLKAFLLRADTAAFRTAHTISVEGNHLYVNGTNVEAGANQGTLIFDLSVDPTRPRLVGKWTGRYVHDCSVRNDTLYAAAINDGQLDIVYLGKDRKSPVQVANIQYPGAGTHNAEATTDGRYILTSDEVGSTPKTLKVWDRTNIQSIKKVADWTPVPGEIIHNVHIKGNHAFIAWYTAGTRVVDITDPANPVQVGYYDTYPEAGEFFAGNWGTYPYLPSGKILSSDMQTGLHVFTFNGATPGRISGRVIDALTNKPIPFARVDLTDLKLRLITDSLGRYTFAGAADSLNWSASIQDYLPRSGKFYVDPKGAQFDIYLSKLPLADLTLRVVDDATNQPIPNVGWRLSERSFAEGVSPNGFQTFSLPSDSTYQLFVGAWGYRTKLVPFSSKMGTTQEVRLKRGYHDNAEVDLGWAVGDASDDAVSGGWERGVPIGTVADIPRRGKTQIQPDSDQTADPGDHAFVTGITGTEGTNIGAADVDNGTTRLTSPTFDLSGWYDPYITANIWYSRGGNLQGIDDTLRVFLSSDNGKTWSLAAELTDSADAWKRYEYRVRDYAELTSQMLFRIEVSDLERPSLVEAAMDEFEIEERGDPTGVEATPATTEIAATLQPNPLVAGEGQVVVQLPHAASELRVELFGAQGQRVLQLYAGKAGAGVLSFPLNAASIPAGSYQLTITANGKTWSRGVVVVK; encoded by the coding sequence GTGCCCGAACCTTCAACAACACGTACCGACGCAAAAGCCCAGATGAAAAGCCTTCTTGCCAGCCTGATATTCTTTGGAGTTCTAACCGTTGCCGCGCAATCGCAACCGGTTGCGGCCTACAACACCACGCTGTTCGGCACGCTCGATCCCGATATCCAAAAGCAAGGGACCTACTCCGCGCTGACCGGCTACGCCGCCCCCGACGGGCGCGAGTACGCACTGCTTGGCGGCTTCACCGGAACGTATGTGATTGATGTCACCGAGGCTCCGCTCAAATTAGTCAGTTTTATCCCCGGCCCAACAAGCCTTTGGCGCGAAATGAAAACCTGGGGTTCCTACGGATACGTGGTAAGCGAAGGGGGAAGCGGGCTGCAGATTATTGACCTTACCCAGCTGCCGCTGAAAGCCTTCCTGCTGCGGGCCGACACCGCAGCGTTCCGCACCGCGCACACGATTTCGGTGGAGGGGAACCACCTGTACGTGAACGGAACCAATGTGGAAGCCGGGGCCAACCAGGGGACGCTGATCTTTGATCTTTCGGTGGACCCAACCCGGCCACGGCTGGTGGGGAAATGGACCGGGCGGTACGTGCACGATTGCAGCGTCCGCAACGACACGCTATACGCCGCCGCAATTAATGATGGCCAGCTGGACATTGTCTATCTGGGAAAAGACCGCAAAAGCCCGGTGCAAGTGGCCAACATTCAATACCCCGGCGCCGGAACCCACAACGCCGAAGCCACGACCGATGGCCGCTACATCCTGACCAGCGATGAAGTTGGATCCACCCCAAAAACCTTGAAAGTGTGGGACCGCACCAACATCCAAAGCATCAAGAAGGTTGCCGATTGGACCCCGGTTCCTGGGGAGATCATCCACAACGTCCATATCAAGGGGAACCATGCGTTTATCGCCTGGTACACCGCCGGAACCCGTGTTGTTGACATCACCGATCCCGCCAACCCGGTGCAAGTTGGCTACTACGACACCTACCCCGAAGCCGGAGAGTTTTTTGCCGGGAACTGGGGGACCTACCCGTACCTTCCCAGCGGCAAAATTTTAAGCAGCGATATGCAAACCGGCTTGCACGTGTTCACCTTCAACGGCGCAACGCCAGGGCGGATCAGCGGGCGGGTGATTGATGCCCTTACCAACAAGCCAATCCCCTTTGCTCGGGTTGATCTTACCGACCTGAAACTTCGCCTTATCACCGACTCGCTGGGGCGATACACTTTTGCCGGCGCAGCCGATTCGTTGAATTGGTCGGCATCTATCCAAGATTACCTTCCCCGCTCCGGCAAATTTTACGTGGACCCTAAGGGGGCGCAGTTCGACATCTATCTATCCAAGCTGCCGCTGGCCGATCTTACCCTTCGCGTGGTGGATGATGCCACCAACCAGCCAATCCCCAACGTTGGCTGGCGATTAAGCGAACGCTCCTTTGCCGAGGGCGTTTCCCCCAATGGATTCCAAACATTTTCGCTCCCGTCCGACAGCACCTACCAGTTGTTTGTGGGGGCGTGGGGATACCGAACCAAGCTGGTTCCGTTCAGTTCGAAAATGGGAACCACGCAGGAGGTTCGGCTGAAGCGTGGATACCACGACAATGCCGAGGTTGACCTGGGCTGGGCCGTTGGCGACGCTTCCGACGACGCGGTTTCTGGGGGATGGGAGCGGGGCGTTCCAATCGGGACCGTTGCCGATATTCCACGGCGCGGGAAAACCCAAATCCAACCCGATAGCGACCAAACTGCGGACCCCGGCGACCACGCATTTGTTACCGGCATCACCGGAACCGAAGGGACCAACATCGGGGCCGCCGACGTTGACAACGGAACCACCCGCCTGACCTCGCCAACGTTCGATCTGTCGGGCTGGTACGACCCCTACATCACCGCCAACATCTGGTACTCGCGCGGGGGGAATCTGCAAGGAATTGACGACACGCTGCGGGTGTTTCTTTCCAGCGACAACGGAAAAACATGGAGCCTGGCCGCCGAACTCACCGACTCGGCAGACGCGTGGAAACGCTACGAGTACCGCGTCCGCGATTATGCCGAACTAACATCGCAGATGCTGTTCCGCATAGAGGTTAGCGATCTGGAGCGGCCATCGCTGGTGGAAGCGGCGATGGATGAATTTGAGATTGAGGAGCGTGGCGACCCAACCGGAGTTGAGGCCACGCCAGCCACAACGGAAATTGCTGCCACGCTTCAGCCGAACCCGTTGGTTGCAGGGGAAGGCCAGGTGGTGGTGCAGCTTCCGCACGCGGCCAGCGAGCTTCGCGTTGAGTTGTTCGGGGCGCAGGGCCAGCGGGTGCTGCAATTGTACGCTGGCAAGGCCGGTGCCGGGGTGCTGAGCTTTCCGCTGAACGCCGCATCAATCCCTGCCGGCAGCTACCAGCTTACCATCACCGCCAACGGAAAAACATGGAGCAGGGGAGTGGTGGTGGTGAAATAG
- a CDS encoding glycosyltransferase family 9 protein yields MEHCEPSFLPPATVAILQLGRLGDMILTTPLFRAVKECWPGAALTVIALEHSALIAQHHPSVDAVVSVPFGILQLPTLARRLHRKSFDLYIDPKDHRSSTSRVVAEFIRAKHRVGCRANGGRETFDQTFEPPDQPLHYVDRMLRPLQLLHPERSFARRPLLGVPTESLRVADGQMLPGEHGAIAINISAGSTSRHWGLEHWEELIDEVSKKYSVAVISSPEDRHHADAICSTSRQARPVTTNTILDAAAIVARSRAVVSPDTSIVHIASAFNRPVVGLYPPNHGNLATFGPLSDRQAVLMPAPEAELSTIPFRQVVEGLGKVMAERQ; encoded by the coding sequence TTGGAACACTGTGAACCATCCTTCCTCCCCCCCGCCACCGTCGCCATTCTTCAGCTTGGAAGGCTGGGGGATATGATCCTGACAACGCCGCTGTTTCGCGCAGTGAAGGAGTGCTGGCCCGGGGCCGCGCTGACGGTGATCGCCCTTGAGCATTCCGCGCTGATAGCCCAGCATCACCCTTCGGTGGATGCGGTGGTTTCGGTGCCGTTCGGCATTCTGCAGCTTCCCACACTTGCGCGGCGGCTTCACCGGAAATCGTTCGATCTGTACATTGATCCCAAGGACCACCGCTCCTCAACAAGCCGCGTGGTTGCGGAGTTCATCCGCGCCAAACATCGGGTTGGATGCCGCGCCAACGGCGGGCGGGAGACGTTCGACCAGACGTTCGAGCCGCCGGACCAGCCGCTTCATTACGTTGACAGGATGCTCCGCCCGTTGCAGCTGCTTCATCCCGAACGGAGCTTCGCGCGCCGCCCCTTGCTTGGCGTGCCAACCGAATCGCTGCGTGTGGCCGACGGGCAGATGCTTCCCGGGGAGCATGGGGCAATCGCCATCAATATCTCCGCAGGGTCAACATCGCGGCATTGGGGGCTGGAGCATTGGGAAGAATTGATTGATGAGGTAAGCAAGAAATACAGCGTTGCGGTGATCTCCTCGCCGGAGGATCGGCACCATGCCGATGCCATTTGCTCCACCAGCCGCCAGGCGCGCCCCGTCACCACCAACACCATTCTTGACGCGGCAGCGATTGTTGCCCGCAGCCGTGCGGTCGTCAGCCCCGACACCTCCATCGTGCATATTGCCTCGGCATTTAACCGTCCGGTGGTGGGGTTGTACCCGCCGAACCACGGGAATCTGGCCACGTTCGGCCCGCTATCGGACCGCCAGGCCGTGCTGATGCCCGCGCCCGAGGCGGAGCTTTCCACAATCCCGTTTCGGCAAGTGGTGGAAGGGTTGGGGAAGGTTATGGCGGAAAGGCAATAA
- a CDS encoding DUF1610 domain-containing protein, with protein MTEHQHNSPKADSAGTTTAIARCLVCGAAGFPEDRFCPCCGAPMNRHCPRCGVAIIHALSLFCTSCGAQIHDEEASSQHPTPESPTT; from the coding sequence ATGACAGAGCATCAGCACAACAGCCCCAAAGCCGATTCGGCAGGAACAACAACCGCAATCGCACGGTGCTTGGTGTGCGGTGCCGCTGGATTCCCGGAGGATCGTTTCTGCCCCTGCTGCGGCGCGCCAATGAACCGGCATTGCCCCCGGTGCGGGGTCGCCATCATCCACGCGCTTTCATTGTTCTGCACCAGCTGTGGCGCGCAGATCCATGATGAGGAAGCCAGCAGCCAACATCCAACGCCAGAATCGCCAACCACATAA
- the nadD gene encoding nicotinate (nicotinamide) nucleotide adenylyltransferase, protein MISEPHLHQPAVPDWKESLRPLCGLRSVGVFGGTFDPVHTGHLLLAERACDELGLQGVLFVPAKKPPHKQQGVMISPPQDRLAMLQLAVADNPRFFVSDLELQREGVSFTVTTLQQLRQVLPGTALTLLIGGDNARDFASWWKPETIAQLADVAVWLRPGFQHPPELLPGVPYRTVPAPLMEISGTEIRGRVRHGHSVRYMTTDTVIHYINTHGLYR, encoded by the coding sequence ATGATTTCCGAACCTCACCTTCATCAGCCCGCCGTGCCGGATTGGAAAGAATCCTTGCGGCCCCTGTGCGGGCTACGCTCGGTGGGGGTGTTTGGCGGGACGTTCGACCCGGTCCACACCGGCCACCTTCTGCTTGCCGAACGCGCCTGCGACGAGCTTGGGCTGCAGGGGGTGCTGTTCGTTCCGGCAAAGAAGCCGCCACACAAGCAGCAGGGGGTGATGATCTCCCCGCCGCAGGACCGTTTGGCAATGTTGCAGCTTGCCGTTGCCGATAACCCCCGATTCTTTGTCAGCGATCTTGAACTGCAGCGCGAAGGAGTCAGCTTTACGGTGACGACGTTGCAGCAGCTTCGCCAGGTGCTTCCCGGCACCGCGCTGACGTTGCTGATTGGCGGCGACAACGCGCGCGACTTTGCATCGTGGTGGAAGCCGGAAACAATCGCACAGCTTGCCGACGTTGCGGTTTGGCTGCGCCCCGGGTTCCAGCATCCGCCGGAGCTTCTGCCGGGCGTTCCTTACCGGACGGTTCCCGCGCCGCTGATGGAGATTTCTGGAACCGAGATTCGCGGGCGCGTTCGCCACGGGCATTCGGTCCGATACATGACCACCGACACGGTGATCCATTACATCAACACGCATGGCCTTTACCGGTAA
- a CDS encoding transposase family protein: MRYAEICDRSPEQFRRLTGVLPTTFEAMLRVIRAARREFGRPPKLTLADQLLLTLLYWREYRAQYHLAADFGISEPTCSRIIRRVEDELTQSKEFQLPKRPQPRVGETEFAVIVIDATESPIERPKKSKGSTTAGSVDATQSRRR; this comes from the coding sequence ATGCGCTACGCAGAGATTTGTGATCGCTCACCGGAACAATTTCGACGCTTAACCGGTGTGTTGCCGACGACCTTCGAGGCAATGCTTCGGGTCATTCGTGCAGCGCGGCGAGAGTTTGGTCGTCCGCCGAAACTCACGCTCGCCGATCAGCTGTTGTTGACGCTGCTGTATTGGCGTGAGTATCGAGCGCAATATCACCTTGCAGCGGATTTTGGGATCAGCGAACCGACCTGCAGCCGGATCATTCGGCGAGTGGAGGATGAACTCACCCAGAGCAAAGAGTTTCAATTGCCGAAGCGTCCGCAGCCGCGAGTCGGGGAGACAGAGTTTGCTGTGATCGTGATCGATGCGACAGAAAGCCCGATTGAACGGCCCAAAAAAAGCAAAGGGAGTACTACAGCGGGAAGCGTGGATGCCACACAATCAAGACGCAGGTAG
- a CDS encoding CAP domain-containing protein produces the protein MPISKMKFFDLFFLLIMVGIGAITLLGGCTKKELAIRRSADVPSGVDREIWERINRHRKGMGLPELRYDAAIAQQAQLHSENMASGAVRFGHEGFDERAEAIATVVPFSGISENVAWCSDTKAIADTAVRLWLASPTHRSNIEGDFTTTGIGAALNSDGVWYFAQIFAKQR, from the coding sequence ATGCCGATATCTAAAATGAAATTCTTCGACCTCTTCTTCCTGCTGATTATGGTGGGGATTGGAGCGATTACCCTGTTGGGCGGGTGCACAAAAAAAGAATTGGCGATTCGCCGCTCGGCGGATGTTCCAAGCGGTGTTGATCGTGAGATTTGGGAGAGGATCAACCGGCATCGCAAGGGGATGGGGCTTCCCGAGCTTCGGTACGATGCGGCCATTGCCCAGCAGGCGCAACTCCATTCCGAAAACATGGCAAGCGGGGCGGTCCGGTTTGGCCACGAAGGCTTCGATGAACGCGCCGAAGCGATTGCCACGGTTGTGCCGTTCAGCGGTATCTCCGAGAACGTTGCCTGGTGCTCCGATACCAAAGCGATTGCCGACACCGCCGTCCGGTTGTGGCTTGCCAGCCCCACCCACCGCAGCAACATCGAAGGGGATTTCACCACCACCGGAATCGGCGCGGCGTTGAACAGCGATGGCGTTTGGTATTTCGCACAGATTTTTGCGAAGCAGCGGTAG
- the eda gene encoding bifunctional 4-hydroxy-2-oxoglutarate aldolase/2-dehydro-3-deoxy-phosphogluconate aldolase — protein MKPTLSRMLRHGVIAVVRMETQQQAARAIEAMLQGGISIIEITWTTPNAAAMLQEISQIPEVIPGAGTILTAEDARVAAAAGAAFVASPMLDLEVINQTERHGLVSMAGAFTPTEILAAWRAGADLVKLFPMLPDPVKHIATLRGPFPDIRFAPSGGITEKTARPLLQAGAAMLNVGSWLTHEPNGSASPPATITERARKLIEAVRAD, from the coding sequence ATGAAACCCACACTAAGTCGGATGCTTCGCCACGGCGTGATTGCTGTGGTTCGGATGGAAACGCAGCAGCAGGCAGCGCGGGCAATCGAAGCAATGCTGCAAGGGGGAATTTCCATTATTGAGATCACATGGACAACCCCGAACGCTGCGGCGATGTTGCAAGAAATCTCCCAAATCCCGGAAGTAATCCCCGGCGCAGGGACCATCCTGACAGCGGAGGATGCTCGGGTTGCCGCCGCCGCCGGGGCCGCGTTTGTTGCAAGCCCGATGCTTGATCTAGAGGTTATCAACCAAACCGAGCGGCACGGGTTGGTGAGCATGGCCGGGGCATTCACCCCCACGGAAATTCTTGCCGCTTGGCGTGCGGGTGCGGACCTTGTAAAGCTCTTCCCAATGCTCCCCGACCCCGTGAAGCATATCGCCACGCTCCGCGGCCCCTTCCCCGATATTCGGTTTGCGCCGTCGGGCGGGATCACTGAAAAAACAGCGCGCCCACTTCTGCAAGCCGGCGCGGCAATGCTGAATGTGGGAAGCTGGCTAACTCACGAACCCAACGGCAGCGCAAGCCCACCTGCCACCATCACCGAGCGCGCACGGAAATTGATAGAGGCCGTAAGGGCTGATTGA